From Dasypus novemcinctus isolate mDasNov1 chromosome 8, mDasNov1.1.hap2, whole genome shotgun sequence, the proteins below share one genomic window:
- the RNF208 gene encoding RING finger protein 208 translates to MPAEPGPEAGSGWPGLLLSCLKGPHVILKMEAMKLVHPEKFPELPAAVPCFPPVARPTPALAPKRAWPSDTEIIVNQACGGDMPALEGVPHTPPLPRRPCKASAELGFPRVAPGDEVIVNQYVVRPGPAPPVAPLAAPAAPPQVAGEPLECPTCGHTYNVTQRRPRVLSCLHSVCEQCLQVLYESCPKYKFISCPTCRRETVLFTDYGLAALAVNTSILSRLPPEALTAPSGGQWGGEPEGSCYQTFRQYCGAACTCHVRNPLSACTIM, encoded by the coding sequence ATGCCGGCTGAGCCTGGGCCCGAGGCGGGCAGTGGCTGGCCGGGCCTCCTCCTGTCCTGCCTGAAGGGGCCCCACGTCATCCTCAAGATGGAGGCCATGAAGCTCGTGCACCCCGAGAAGTTCCCCGAGCTGCCAGCCGCCGTCCCCTGCTTCCCACCCGTGGCCAGGCCCACCCCCGCGCTGGCACCCAAGCGCGCCTGGCCCTCAGACACGGAGATCATTGTCAACCAGGCATGTGGGGGGGACATGCCCGCCTTGGAAGGGGTGCCCCACACCCCGCCCCTGCCACGTCGGCCCTGCAAGGCCAGCGCGGAGCTGGGCTTCCCCCGCGTGGCGCCGGGGGACGAAGTCATTGTGAACCAGTACGTGGTGCGGCCTGGCCCTGCCCCCCCGGTGGCGCCTCTGGCAGCCCCTGCGGCGCCCCCCCAGGTGGCGGGCGAGCCCCTGGAGTGCCCCACGTGCGGGCACACGTACAACGTCACCCAGCGGCGGCCGCGCGTCCTCTCCTGCTTGCACTCCGTGTGCGAGCAGTGCCTGCAAGTCCTCTACGAGTCCTGCCCCAAGTACAAATTCATCTCCTGCCCGACCTGCCGCCGCGAGACGGTGCTCTTCACCGACTACGGCCTGGCCGCACTGGCTGTCAACACGTCCATCCTGAGCCGCCTGCCGCCCGAGGCGCTGACCGCCCCGTCTGGCGGCCAGTGGGGCGGCGAGCCCGAGGGCAGCTGCTACCAGACCTTCCGGCAGTACTGTGGGGCCGCCTGCACCTGCCACGTGCGGAACCCCCTGTCCGCCTGCACCATCATGTAG